The Labrus mixtus chromosome 16, fLabMix1.1, whole genome shotgun sequence genome window below encodes:
- the tac1 gene encoding protachykinin-1: MKLLLFPVLMAFVAVAQVFCEDPNDKADYWTSTNQIQDGWFPNEPLREMLQRMTRKPRPHQFIGLMGKRSMGNTQITHKRHKVNSFVGLMGKRSQEEPESYEWNTLQTYNRRR, encoded by the exons ATGAAGTTGCTGCTTTTCCCTGTTTTAATGGCTTTTGTCGCCGTCGCTCAAGTTTTTTGCGAGGACCCAAATGATAAGGCGGACTACTGGACGAGCACTAATCAGATTCAG GACGGCTGGTTTCCCAACGAGCCATTAAGAGAAATGCTCCAGAGGATGACAAGAAAGCCGCGACCGCATCAGTTCATCGGCCTGATGGGGAAACGCTCGATGG gaaacacacagatcaCCCACAAGA gGCATAAAGTCAACTCTTTTGTCGGACTGATGGGGAAAAGGAGCCAAGAGGAGCCAG AGTCCTATGAGTGGAACACATTACAGACGTACAACAGACGCCGCTAG
- the asns gene encoding asparagine synthetase [glutamine-hydrolyzing] gives MCGIWALFGSDECLSVQCTSAMKIAHRGPDAFRFENVNGFTNCCFGFHRLAIVDQLYGMQPLRIKKFPFLWLCYNGEIYNHQTLKKQFEFDHQTKVDGEILLHLYDRFGIEKMATLLDGVFAFVLLDTANRKVFLGRDTYGVRPLYRLLTDDGFLAVCSEAKGLIDITHAMTTPANITPFLPGHFEVFDLKQNGKVQSVQMDEFHCCTKEPAHANYDTVERLPTSFEEETVKSNIRMLFENAVRKRLMAHRRIGCLLSGGLDSSLVAATLVKLAKEEKVQYPIQTFSIGSEGSPDIIAARKVAAHIGSEHHEVNFTAEEGIQAVEEVIFHLETYDITTIRASVGMYLVSKYIREKSDSVVIFSGEGADELTQGYIYFHKAPTPSAAAEDSVRLMKELYLFDVLRADRTTAAHGLELRVPFLDHRLTAYYLSLPDDMKTPKHGVEKHLLRDSFKGLNLIPDEILWRRKEAFSDGIMSAKKSWYTCLQEHLESMVNDDQMERAHKTFPHVPPRSKEAYYFRQVFEKQFPGRADWLPHYWMPRWINATDPSARTLSIYKPDKDE, from the exons ATGTGTGGGATCTGGGCTTTGTTCGGCAGTGATGAGTGCCTGTCGGTTCAGTGCACGAGTGCCATGAAGATCGCTCACAGGGGCCCCGACGCCTTCCGCTTCGAAAACGTCAATGGCTTCACCAACTGCTGTTTCGGCTTCCACCGGTTGGCTATCGTGGACCAGCTGTACGGCATGCAGCCCTTGCGCATCAAGAAGTTTCCCTTCTTGTGGCTGTGCTACAACGGAGAGATTTACAACCATCAAACG CTGAAGAAGCAGTTTGAGTTTGATCACCAGACCAAAGTGGACGGCGAGATCCTGCTCCATCTGTACGACCGCTTCGGCATCGAGAAGATGGCGACTCTCCTGGACGGCGTCTTTGCTTTTGTTCTGCTGGACACTGCCAACAGGAAAGTGTTTCTGGGAAGAGACACGTACGGCGTGCGGCCTCTGTACAGACTCCTCACGGACGACGGATTCCTCGCAGTCTGCTCGGAGGCGAAag GCCTTATAGACATAACTCATGCGATGACCACCCCCGCCAACATCACGCCTTTCCTGCCCGGGCACTTCGAGGTCTTCGATTTGAAGCAGAACGGCAAAGTTCAGTCGGTTCAGATGGACGAGTTTCACTGCTGCACCAAGGAGCCCGCTCATGCTAACTACGATACGGTGGAGAGGCTGCCTACAA GTTTCGAGGAGGAAACGGTGAAAAGCAACATCAGAATGCTGTTTGAGAACGCCGTGCGGAAACGTCTCATGGCTCACAGGAGAATCGGATGTCTTCTGTCAG GTGGTCTGGACTCCAGTTTGGTTGCTGCTACTCTGGTGAAGCTGGCCAAGGAGGAGAAGGTGCAGTATCCTATTCAGACGTTTTCAATCGGCTCGGAGGGCAGTCCAGACATCATCGCTGCACGCAAG GTCGCTGCTCACATTGGCAGCGAGCACCACGAGGTGAACTTCACTGCAGAAGAAGGTATCCAGGCTGTGGAGGAGGTCATCTTTCACCTGGAGACCTACGACATCACCACCATACGTGCCTCAGTCG gaatgTACCTGGTTTCCAAGTACATCAGGGAGAAGTCGGACAGTGTGGTGATCTTCTCTGGAGAGGGAGCCGACGAGCTGACTCAGGGATACATCTACTTCCACAAA GCACCGACTCCCTCGGCTGCTGCAGAGGACAGCGTCCGTCTGATGAAGGAGCTCTACCTGTTTGATGTCCTCCGAGCTGATCGCACCACTGCTGCACACGG tCTGGAGCTCAGAGTGCCTTTCCTGGATCACAGACTCACAGCGTACTACCTCTCTCTGCCCGACGACATGAAGACTCCTAAG CACGGAGTGGAGAAACATCTTCTGAGGGACTCCTTCAAAGGTCTCAACCTGATCCCCGATGAGATCCTGTGGAGGCGCAAAGAGGCCTTCAGCGACGGGATAATGTCCGCGAAGAAGTCCTGGTACACCTGCCTGCAGGAGCACCTTGAGTCTATG gTCAACGACGACCAGATGGAGAGGGCTCACAAGACGTTCCCTCACGTCCCCCCGCGCTCCAAAGAGGCGTACTACTTCAGACAGGTGTTTGAGAAGCAGTTCCCCGGCCGCGCCGATTGGCTGCCACATTACTGGATGCCGCGCTGGATCAACGCCACCGACCCGTCGGCCCGGACCCTCTCCATCTACAAACCGGACAAAGATGAATGA